One Solibacillus sp. R5-41 DNA segment encodes these proteins:
- a CDS encoding iron-hydroxamate ABC transporter substrate-binding protein produces the protein MKKWLLPMFMMVVLVLAACGNSEKSEEKTGKDAGKEPSPETITYQSETGPIEVPANPERVVVLSSYVGDLMKLGVNMVGVDSWSANNSNFEEGIKDAEIVANTDIEKIIELNPDLIIGLNNIENADKLAEIAPTVLFTYGKVDYLQQHIEIGKVVNKEAEATAWVKDFKVRAADLGTKIKDKIGEDATVTVVENYEKQFYLFGDNWGRGTEILYQEMGLKMPEKVKEVALEPGYFAISQEVLGEYTGDYVILSLSKEQDSAFLNADWYNEIEAVKNGQLFEADSKVFYFNDAMTLDYQLDFFEEKFLK, from the coding sequence GTATTAGTGCTTGCAGCTTGCGGCAATAGCGAGAAAAGTGAAGAAAAAACAGGTAAGGATGCTGGAAAAGAACCTTCACCCGAAACAATTACGTATCAATCTGAAACAGGTCCTATTGAAGTACCCGCAAATCCAGAACGTGTTGTTGTCTTGTCTTCATATGTAGGGGATTTAATGAAGCTTGGTGTGAATATGGTTGGGGTCGATTCTTGGTCTGCCAATAACTCGAATTTTGAAGAAGGAATTAAAGATGCTGAAATCGTAGCGAATACGGATATCGAAAAAATTATAGAACTTAATCCTGATTTAATCATTGGTTTAAATAATATTGAAAATGCAGATAAACTAGCGGAAATCGCACCAACCGTATTATTTACGTATGGCAAAGTTGATTACTTACAACAACATATCGAAATTGGTAAAGTGGTGAACAAAGAAGCAGAAGCAACAGCATGGGTAAAAGATTTCAAAGTACGTGCTGCTGATTTAGGCACAAAGATTAAAGATAAAATCGGTGAAGATGCAACTGTTACCGTTGTGGAAAACTATGAAAAACAATTCTATTTATTTGGCGATAACTGGGGTCGAGGAACAGAAATTTTATATCAAGAAATGGGCTTGAAAATGCCTGAAAAAGTTAAAGAAGTAGCACTAGAGCCAGGTTATTTTGCAATCTCACAAGAAGTGTTAGGTGAGTACACAGGAGACTACGTTATTTTAAGTTTATCGAAAGAACAAGATTCTGCGTTCTTAAATGCGGATTGGTATAACGAAATCGAAGCGGTGAAAAATGGTCAATTATTCGAAGCAGACTCAAAAGTATTCTACTTCAATGATGCAATGACACTAGATTATCAACTAGATTTCTTTGAAGAAAAGTTTTTAAAATAA
- a CDS encoding iron ABC transporter permease, translated as MTKFRQLPFWLQVLLVFILLVGTASISLCFGAANTSMKDVYEAIFGQSGGKHYSILREIRFPRIIAAIFVGSALAVAGAIMQGVTRNPLADPGLLGLTAGANAALALTLAFVPNTSYIMLIFACFIGAGIGMVIVFGIGASTKSGFSPLKLVLAGAAVSALLQAIADGTGILFNISKDVSMWTSGGLIGTTWNALIIVPFIVLGLVVAFIFSRQLTILSLNEEVAVGLGQNTTVIKMIMMSTVVVLAGAAVALVGNLAFVGLMVPHIVRAFVGTDYRFVLPMSALVGGWFMLLADFVGRMINAPFETPVVAIISIIGLPFFLLLVRKGGRQFA; from the coding sequence ATGACAAAGTTTCGACAGTTACCATTTTGGCTTCAAGTGTTACTAGTATTCATCCTATTAGTTGGTACAGCTAGTATTTCTCTCTGTTTTGGGGCAGCAAATACGTCTATGAAAGATGTCTATGAAGCAATATTTGGACAGAGTGGTGGAAAGCATTATTCTATTTTACGTGAAATTCGATTTCCACGTATCATTGCAGCAATTTTTGTCGGGAGTGCATTAGCAGTAGCGGGAGCAATTATGCAAGGGGTAACAAGGAATCCCTTAGCCGATCCAGGACTTCTTGGGCTTACGGCAGGTGCGAATGCGGCACTTGCCCTCACGCTAGCATTTGTGCCAAACACTTCGTATATTATGCTTATCTTTGCATGCTTTATTGGTGCGGGTATAGGCATGGTTATTGTATTTGGCATTGGTGCTTCAACAAAGAGCGGTTTTTCTCCGTTAAAACTAGTTTTAGCCGGAGCAGCCGTTTCTGCTTTGTTACAAGCGATTGCTGATGGGACGGGTATTTTATTTAATATTTCAAAAGATGTCTCGATGTGGACAAGTGGTGGCTTAATTGGTACAACATGGAATGCGCTTATTATCGTGCCATTTATCGTTCTTGGATTAGTGGTGGCATTTATTTTTAGCCGTCAGTTAACAATATTAAGTTTAAACGAAGAAGTGGCAGTCGGCTTAGGCCAAAATACTACGGTTATTAAAATGATTATGATGAGTACTGTTGTTGTGTTGGCAGGAGCTGCTGTGGCACTTGTTGGAAATCTAGCATTTGTCGGCTTAATGGTACCTCATATTGTGCGAGCTTTTGTAGGAACTGATTATCGTTTTGTATTGCCAATGAGTGCTTTAGTTGGTGGTTGGTTTATGCTGTTAGCAGATTTTGTGGGACGTATGATTAATGCACCGTTCGAAACTCCGGTTGTGGCAATTATTTCGATTATTGGCCTTCCATTCTTCTTACTTTTAGTGCGTAAGGGAGGTCGTCAATTTGCTTAA
- a CDS encoding iron ABC transporter permease — MLNGQRKKQRKWLAIWILLTLAVFVMGISLGAASISIDRIIPILLGDGSFKESFVLFSIRLPRLFVLAAAGMALALAGAVLQGVTRNDLADPGIIGINAGAGVGITLFYLFVKGDLPNFAYVLPVVGFVSAMITALCIYFFSYKKNQGVQPVQLILIGVGVASALSGVMMMLISSAERNDVQFIAQWLAGSVWGTDWPFLWALLPWLVVGIPFIFYKANVLNVLAMTEQTAIGLGMNIQRERLQLLVVAVALAAAAVSVTGGIAFIGLMAPHIAKQLVGPRYQFFLPLTLCIGASLLMFADTIGRVIISTATVPAGIVVACIGAPYFLYLLRKNG, encoded by the coding sequence TTGCTTAATGGACAGCGGAAAAAACAACGGAAGTGGCTCGCTATTTGGATACTGTTAACGTTGGCTGTTTTCGTGATGGGTATCTCACTTGGTGCAGCATCCATCTCAATTGACCGAATTATACCAATATTACTCGGAGATGGTAGTTTTAAAGAATCATTCGTGTTATTTTCAATACGCTTACCTCGATTATTTGTGTTAGCAGCGGCTGGAATGGCATTAGCGCTTGCTGGTGCTGTGCTACAAGGCGTAACACGAAATGACTTAGCCGATCCCGGGATTATTGGGATTAATGCTGGTGCAGGTGTCGGGATTACACTGTTCTACTTATTTGTAAAAGGAGATTTACCGAATTTTGCTTATGTTTTACCTGTCGTCGGCTTTGTCAGCGCGATGATAACTGCATTATGTATTTACTTCTTTTCGTATAAGAAAAATCAGGGTGTACAGCCTGTGCAGCTTATTTTAATTGGAGTTGGTGTCGCTTCTGCATTATCGGGTGTAATGATGATGTTAATTTCATCTGCTGAGCGAAATGATGTGCAGTTTATCGCTCAGTGGCTTGCCGGAAGTGTATGGGGCACGGACTGGCCATTTTTATGGGCGTTGTTGCCATGGTTAGTGGTGGGAATACCGTTTATTTTCTATAAGGCTAATGTTTTGAATGTGTTAGCTATGACCGAACAAACGGCAATTGGTTTGGGGATGAATATTCAACGGGAACGTCTACAATTATTAGTCGTAGCTGTGGCACTTGCTGCTGCAGCCGTATCAGTTACCGGTGGAATTGCCTTCATCGGTTTAATGGCACCACATATTGCAAAACAGCTAGTGGGCCCGCGCTATCAATTCTTTTTACCGTTAACACTATGTATCGGTGCGAGTCTATTAATGTTTGCTGATACGATTGGTAGAGTTATCATTTCAACGGCAACGGTGCCAGCAGGAATTGTCGTAGCATGTATTGGTGCACCTTACTTTTTATATTTACTACGCAAAAACGGCTGA
- a CDS encoding nitrite reductase — MSEIEKNIKLAVNGGIGFGSKLNAKQLLLLVEYLGDEELELTTFQQLYIQVAENEVEVITKRFNEVGLSVYPVGNYVKSLRHCNFCKGEEQEGMPVAKEINRRIAGRPVPFTLRPAYTGCPVGCGEPLVNDIGVLKVKNGYDLYIGGSPKGANAQVGKLVKAQLQPEELYTLIDKIIAIYSEHGKKRESFSKFLNRYSFDTLTEQILD; from the coding sequence ATGTCTGAAATCGAAAAAAATATAAAGTTAGCTGTAAATGGAGGCATCGGCTTTGGTTCAAAATTGAATGCAAAGCAGCTTTTATTACTTGTTGAATATTTAGGTGATGAAGAATTGGAATTGACAACGTTTCAACAGCTATACATTCAAGTAGCTGAAAATGAAGTTGAAGTCATTACGAAAAGGTTCAATGAAGTCGGATTGTCTGTTTATCCCGTCGGAAATTACGTAAAAAGTCTGCGTCACTGTAATTTTTGTAAAGGAGAAGAACAAGAAGGAATGCCCGTTGCTAAGGAAATCAATCGGCGAATTGCTGGCAGGCCTGTTCCTTTCACTCTTCGCCCTGCATACACTGGCTGCCCTGTTGGATGCGGAGAACCTCTTGTAAATGATATTGGAGTGTTAAAAGTAAAAAATGGCTATGATTTATACATTGGCGGTAGTCCTAAGGGGGCTAACGCACAAGTTGGCAAGCTCGTAAAAGCGCAATTACAGCCTGAAGAACTCTATACCCTTATTGACAAAATTATAGCTATTTATTCGGAGCATGGTAAGAAGCGTGAATCCTTTTCTAAATTCCTAAATCGATATAGTTTTGACACACTTACCGAACAGATTTTGGATTAA
- a CDS encoding heavy-metal-associated domain-containing protein: MQNVTFNILGMSCGSCGKKINNSLHQIDDTMAIEINVRDGVVKVAYNDNRASIEKMIQAITSHGYTVVDTNTY; encoded by the coding sequence ATGCAAAATGTAACATTTAACATACTAGGCATGTCTTGTGGTAGCTGTGGAAAGAAAATTAACAATAGTCTTCACCAAATTGATGATACGATGGCAATCGAAATCAATGTAAGAGATGGTGTTGTAAAAGTGGCGTATAACGATAACCGCGCATCAATTGAAAAAATGATCCAAGCGATTACCTCACATGGGTATACAGTTGTTGACACAAACACCTACTAG
- a CDS encoding cation diffusion facilitator family transporter, producing the protein MSGHHDHNHAHGANKKVLLISFLIITSYMVVEAVGGYVTNSLALLSDAGHMLSDSISLGIALLAFTLGEKAANYSKTYGYKRFEVLAAVFNGVTLILIALFIFFEAIERFANPPEVATTGMLVISSIGLAVNIVVAWIMTRGGDTEENLNMRGAYLHVISDMLGSVGAILAALLILFFGWGWADPLASVIVAILVLRSGYYVTKASIHVLMEGTPQNVIVDDVVKIIEQTNGIKGLHDLHIWSITSGLNALSCHVVVDDQLTIAEGEKLLRKIEHDLQHQNIQHVTIQLESEAHQHDHSILCTAKADPPDAHAHHHH; encoded by the coding sequence ATGTCGGGTCATCATGATCATAATCACGCACATGGTGCAAATAAAAAAGTGCTACTCATTTCTTTTTTAATCATTACGAGTTATATGGTTGTAGAAGCGGTAGGGGGGTATGTGACGAACAGTTTGGCCCTACTTTCTGATGCAGGACATATGCTCAGTGATTCCATTTCACTTGGAATTGCTTTACTTGCTTTTACATTAGGGGAAAAGGCAGCCAATTATAGTAAAACCTATGGCTATAAACGCTTTGAAGTGTTAGCAGCGGTTTTTAACGGTGTGACACTTATACTTATCGCGCTATTCATTTTCTTTGAAGCAATTGAACGCTTTGCGAATCCACCAGAAGTTGCGACGACAGGTATGCTTGTTATTAGTTCTATTGGTTTAGCGGTGAATATTGTCGTCGCTTGGATTATGACGCGCGGTGGGGATACGGAAGAAAATTTAAATATGCGTGGGGCTTACCTTCACGTTATTAGTGATATGCTGGGTTCAGTTGGTGCCATACTTGCAGCCTTGCTCATTCTGTTTTTCGGATGGGGCTGGGCGGATCCATTGGCAAGTGTCATTGTAGCAATTCTTGTTTTACGAAGTGGCTATTATGTAACAAAAGCTTCGATACACGTATTGATGGAAGGAACACCACAAAATGTAATCGTAGACGATGTTGTAAAAATAATTGAACAGACGAACGGTATTAAAGGGCTACATGATTTGCATATTTGGTCAATTACAAGTGGTTTGAATGCACTTTCTTGCCATGTGGTAGTAGATGATCAATTAACGATTGCAGAAGGCGAAAAACTACTACGTAAAATTGAACATGATTTACAGCATCAAAATATTCAGCACGTTACAATTCAACTAGAATCCGAGGCCCATCAACATGATCATTCGATTTTATGTACTGCGAAAGCTGACCCACCAGATGCACATGCACACCATCATCATTAA
- a CDS encoding metal-sensitive transcriptional regulator, whose product MEKNIEELNESTVESVTCRKSHHPEHVKKNLTVRLNRIEGQIRGIKGMVEKDVYCDDIITQISATQSALNSVAKILLEGHLKGCVVDRLSEGDEEVLDELLVTVQKLMKK is encoded by the coding sequence TTGGAAAAAAATATTGAAGAATTGAATGAGTCGACAGTAGAATCTGTAACGTGTCGTAAAAGTCATCACCCAGAGCACGTGAAGAAAAATTTAACGGTGCGTTTAAATCGTATTGAAGGCCAAATTCGTGGCATCAAAGGGATGGTCGAGAAAGATGTGTATTGCGACGATATTATTACACAAATTTCGGCAACGCAATCGGCATTAAATAGTGTGGCAAAAATTTTACTAGAAGGTCACTTAAAAGGCTGTGTGGTTGATCGTTTGTCAGAAGGTGATGAAGAAGTGTTAGATGAATTGCTTGTCACAGTTCAAAAGTTAATGAAAAAGTGA
- a CDS encoding metalloregulator ArsR/SmtB family transcription factor, producing the protein MKEKPQTTSHVLDEETLFVVSQTFKALSDPTRIRILNLLCCEEHSVNDISEALDLGQSTVSHQLRFLKNLRLVKFRREGTTLYYSSDDSHVMNLLHQAIDHAKHE; encoded by the coding sequence ATGAAAGAAAAACCACAAACTACTTCACATGTATTAGATGAAGAAACACTATTTGTTGTATCACAAACATTTAAAGCGTTAAGTGATCCAACACGTATTCGTATACTAAATTTACTATGCTGTGAGGAACATTCAGTGAATGACATTTCAGAAGCTCTGGATTTGGGACAGTCTACCGTATCCCATCAGCTTCGATTTTTAAAAAATTTACGATTAGTTAAATTTCGTCGTGAAGGAACCACTTTGTACTATTCAAGTGATGATTCCCATGTAATGAACTTATTGCATCAAGCAATAGATCATGCAAAACATGAATAA
- a CDS encoding metal-sensing transcriptional repressor — protein MKNPLEDITCHAVEASCRKSHHPEKVKKDLSNRLNRIEGQVRGIKGMIEKDVYCDDIITQLSATQSALNSVAKILLEGHLKGCVVDRLSEGDDLVLDEFVVTIQKLMKK, from the coding sequence TTGAAAAATCCATTAGAAGATATTACTTGTCATGCTGTAGAAGCATCATGTCGAAAAAGTCATCACCCTGAAAAAGTAAAAAAAGATTTATCCAATCGATTAAATCGCATTGAAGGCCAAGTTCGAGGTATAAAAGGTATGATTGAAAAGGATGTTTATTGTGATGATATTATTACTCAATTATCTGCCACTCAGTCTGCTTTAAATAGTGTAGCGAAAATTTTACTTGAAGGGCACTTAAAGGGTTGCGTGGTCGATCGTTTGTCAGAAGGTGACGATTTAGTATTAGACGAATTTGTGGTGACCATTCAGAAACTGATGAAAAAATAA
- the copZ gene encoding copper chaperone CopZ yields the protein MQNVTLNVEGMSCGHCVKSVEGSVGALAGVNEVKVNLAEGLVEVAFDEAQVSLDQIKETIDDQGYDIK from the coding sequence ATGCAAAACGTAACATTAAATGTTGAAGGCATGTCATGTGGACATTGCGTTAAATCAGTAGAGGGTAGTGTGGGTGCACTAGCAGGCGTTAACGAAGTCAAAGTAAATTTAGCAGAAGGATTAGTGGAGGTTGCTTTTGATGAAGCACAAGTATCACTAGATCAAATTAAAGAAACAATTGACGACCAAGGCTACGATATTAAATAA
- a CDS encoding heavy metal translocating P-type ATPase, producing the protein MSSEQKEVNLQITGMTCAACATRIEKGLNKMDGVEMANVNLALEKSSIKYDPSKLSEVDFEKKIEALGYGVVKQKAEFDITGMTCAACSTRIEKGLNKMEGIAVANVNLALEKATIEFNPSEVTISDIIAKVEKLGYGAHQKQDEKETADHREQAIKKQQNKFILSAILSLPLLWTMVGHFSFTSFLYVPEFLMNPWVQMVLATPVQFIIGKQFYVSAYKALRNGSANMDVLVVMGTSAAYFYSVYQAIITAGTHHGPHLYFETSAVLITLILLGKLFEAKAKGRSSEAIKKLMGLQAKTAIVVRDGIEKEIPLEEVVIGDTILVKPGEKIPVDGEVLEGTTAIDESMLTGESLPVDKVTGDVLYGSTINKNGFIKMTATKVGRDTALAQIIKVVEDAQGSKAPIQRLADQISGVFVPIVVAIAAITFLAWILWVTPGDFTKALEVFIAVLVIACPCALGLATPTSIMAGSGRAAEFGILFKGGEHLEQTQSIDTVVVDKTGTVTHGKPVLTDVIVVNGEEEKFLSLIGAAEKQSEHPLAEAIVAGIVDRGIELGEVQFFEAIPGYGIQATVSGQGVVIGTRKLMAQYGIDITAVLPQMEELERNGKTAMLAAINGQYAGLVAVADTVKETSKEAIRRLQDMGIYVIMMTGDNERTAQSIGKQVGVNAVIAEVLPEGKAEEVKKLQAHGKKVAMVGDGINDAPALATANIGMAIGTGTDVAMEAADITLIRGDLNSIADAILMSRKTMRNIKQNLFWAFAYNVMGIPIAAIGLLAPWVAGAAMAFSSVSVVLNALRLQRVKLK; encoded by the coding sequence ATGAGTTCAGAACAAAAAGAAGTGAATTTACAAATAACCGGAATGACATGTGCGGCCTGTGCAACACGTATTGAAAAGGGTTTAAATAAAATGGATGGTGTCGAAATGGCAAATGTCAATTTAGCACTGGAAAAATCCTCGATCAAATATGACCCATCTAAACTAAGTGAAGTGGATTTTGAGAAAAAAATTGAAGCATTAGGCTACGGTGTTGTAAAGCAAAAAGCAGAGTTCGATATTACGGGGATGACGTGTGCAGCATGTTCGACACGTATTGAAAAAGGGTTAAATAAGATGGAAGGTATTGCGGTTGCGAACGTAAATTTAGCCCTAGAAAAAGCAACAATTGAGTTCAATCCTTCTGAGGTAACGATTTCAGACATTATCGCAAAGGTTGAGAAATTGGGCTACGGTGCACATCAAAAGCAAGATGAAAAAGAAACAGCTGACCATCGTGAGCAAGCAATAAAAAAACAGCAAAATAAATTTATTTTATCAGCGATTCTTTCATTACCATTATTGTGGACGATGGTAGGACATTTCTCGTTTACATCATTTTTATACGTACCAGAGTTTTTAATGAATCCTTGGGTACAAATGGTATTAGCAACACCTGTGCAATTTATTATTGGGAAACAGTTTTACGTGAGTGCCTATAAAGCACTACGAAATGGCAGTGCCAATATGGACGTTTTAGTTGTGATGGGGACATCGGCTGCTTATTTTTACAGTGTATATCAAGCAATCATTACAGCAGGTACACATCACGGACCCCATCTTTATTTCGAAACAAGTGCGGTGCTAATTACATTAATTTTACTAGGTAAATTATTTGAAGCAAAAGCAAAAGGTCGCTCTTCAGAAGCTATTAAAAAATTAATGGGACTGCAAGCGAAAACCGCCATTGTCGTGCGTGATGGCATCGAAAAAGAAATTCCGCTAGAAGAAGTCGTTATAGGTGATACGATATTAGTAAAACCAGGTGAAAAAATCCCAGTAGACGGTGAAGTATTAGAAGGTACAACAGCTATTGATGAATCGATGCTAACAGGTGAAAGTTTACCGGTAGATAAAGTAACGGGTGACGTTTTATATGGTTCAACAATAAATAAAAATGGTTTTATCAAAATGACGGCAACGAAAGTAGGGCGCGATACAGCTTTAGCTCAAATTATTAAAGTTGTAGAAGATGCACAAGGGTCTAAAGCGCCAATTCAGCGATTAGCTGACCAAATTTCAGGCGTATTCGTACCAATTGTTGTCGCAATTGCGGCTATTACGTTCTTAGCATGGATTTTATGGGTTACACCAGGTGACTTTACAAAAGCACTTGAAGTGTTTATTGCCGTGTTAGTCATTGCATGTCCATGTGCACTTGGTCTTGCAACTCCAACATCTATTATGGCAGGTTCTGGTCGTGCAGCTGAATTTGGAATTCTTTTCAAAGGTGGCGAGCACTTAGAACAAACACAAAGTATCGATACAGTTGTTGTTGATAAAACAGGTACTGTAACACATGGTAAACCAGTATTAACAGATGTTATTGTAGTAAATGGAGAAGAGGAAAAATTCTTATCACTCATTGGTGCAGCAGAAAAACAATCTGAGCACCCATTAGCAGAGGCGATTGTGGCGGGGATTGTAGATCGTGGCATCGAACTTGGCGAAGTACAATTTTTTGAAGCGATTCCAGGGTACGGAATCCAGGCAACAGTTTCAGGGCAAGGTGTTGTCATTGGTACACGAAAATTAATGGCACAATACGGTATTGATATTACAGCGGTTCTACCACAGATGGAAGAGCTAGAACGCAATGGGAAAACAGCGATGCTTGCAGCGATTAATGGTCAATACGCAGGTTTAGTTGCGGTTGCTGATACGGTGAAAGAAACATCGAAAGAAGCAATTCGTCGTCTACAAGACATGGGCATCTACGTTATAATGATGACAGGTGATAACGAACGTACAGCGCAATCCATTGGTAAACAAGTGGGTGTAAATGCGGTTATTGCAGAAGTATTACCAGAGGGCAAAGCAGAAGAAGTGAAAAAACTGCAAGCACATGGGAAAAAAGTTGCGATGGTTGGTGACGGAATCAATGATGCACCAGCATTAGCGACAGCCAACATCGGGATGGCTATTGGAACAGGAACAGATGTGGCGATGGAAGCTGCGGACATTACATTAATTCGTGGTGACCTTAACAGCATTGCGGATGCCATATTAATGAGCCGTAAAACAATGCGCAACATTAAACAAAATCTATTTTGGGCATTTGCCTATAATGTAATGGGAATTCCGATTGCAGCAATAGGATTATTAGCACCATGGGTAGCAGGTGCTGCGATGGCATTCAGTTCTGTATCGGTCGTGTTAAATGCCCTTCGTTTACAACGAGTGAAGCTAAAATAA
- a CDS encoding response regulator: MSKPFVLVVEDDEAIKNLISITLETQEYKFHTASRGSQAILETISHNPDIVILDLGLPDMDGIEIIKKIRSWSTMPIIVVSARSMDQDKIEALDAGADDYLTKPFSIEELLARLRVAIRRIHYHKSDSPQQNLHFTNGDLKIDYVAGCAYLKDMELHLTPIEYKLLVLLSKNAGKVLTHNYITKEIWGSTWENDVSSLRVFMATLRKKIELNSTQPKYIQTHIGVGYRMLKNE; the protein is encoded by the coding sequence ATGAGTAAACCGTTCGTCTTAGTCGTGGAAGATGATGAAGCAATCAAAAATTTAATATCAATAACTCTGGAAACTCAAGAATATAAATTTCATACTGCATCTCGTGGAAGCCAGGCAATTTTAGAAACGATTTCTCATAATCCTGATATCGTTATTTTAGATTTAGGGTTACCTGATATGGATGGCATTGAGATAATAAAAAAAATCCGTTCCTGGTCTACTATGCCTATTATCGTCGTAAGTGCTCGAAGTATGGATCAAGATAAAATTGAAGCGCTGGACGCTGGTGCAGATGACTATTTGACGAAGCCCTTTTCAATCGAAGAATTACTTGCAAGATTACGAGTGGCGATTCGTCGTATTCACTATCATAAATCAGACAGTCCACAACAAAACCTTCACTTTACAAATGGAGACTTAAAAATCGATTATGTGGCTGGATGTGCCTATTTAAAAGATATGGAACTGCATCTTACACCAATTGAATATAAACTGCTCGTGCTACTATCTAAAAATGCGGGAAAAGTACTAACTCATAACTACATTACAAAGGAAATTTGGGGTAGTACGTGGGAAAATGATGTCTCTTCTTTACGTGTCTTTATGGCAACATTACGGAAAAAAATTGAATTAAATTCAACGCAACCAAAGTATATCCAAACACATATCGGTGTTGGATATCGAATGTTAAAAAATGAATAA